From the genome of Helicobacter pylori, one region includes:
- the nuoL gene encoding NADH-quinone oxidoreductase subunit L, with product MQYSSLLSVVLFLPLIGALYAGLFGAKAKALHVGVFNSLCVLISFIGAVVLFVQAWHNQSYEKYLFDWIVVGNFKVGFSLMLDNINAVMIVVVTLVSFLVHVYSIGYMEHDTGFNRYFSYLSGFVFSMLVLVLSDNFLGLFIGWEGVGLCSYLLIGFWYHKTSANNASIEAFVMNRITDLGMLMGIILIFWNFGTLQYKEVFSMINNTDYSMLFYISVFLFIGAMGKSAQFPMHTWLANAMEGPTPVSALIHAATMVTAGVYLVIRANPLYSTVFEVGYFIACLGAFVALFGASMALVNKDLKRIVAYSTLSQLGYMFVAAGLGAYAIALFHLFTHAFFKSLLFLGSGNVMHAMEDNLNITKMGALYKPMKITAVFMIIGSVALCGIYPFAGYFSKDKILEVAFGMHHHILWFVLLIGAIFTAFYSFRLIMLVFFAPKQHTINHPHEAQNFMLLSMLPLGILAVIAGFFEEPFFHFISQVIPSVEEYPVPLALLISITTIVVLLSIAYAIFKYKNGITSKKEGGFLYKLLLNQYYIPQLYQGIAKVFGAIASFLHRVVELRIIDAIVDTIGRSVFVIGRVFRISQDGNLTSMLCFMVAGVLILLAFVAFFGR from the coding sequence ATGCAATATTCTTCTTTGCTGTCAGTGGTGTTGTTTTTGCCTTTAATCGGAGCGCTTTATGCGGGGCTGTTTGGGGCTAAAGCTAAAGCGTTGCATGTGGGCGTTTTCAATTCTTTGTGCGTGCTGATTTCTTTCATTGGCGCTGTGGTTCTTTTTGTTCAAGCCTGGCACAATCAAAGCTATGAAAAATATTTGTTTGACTGGATTGTGGTAGGGAATTTTAAAGTCGGCTTTTCTCTCATGCTGGATAATATCAATGCGGTCATGATTGTCGTGGTAACTTTAGTCTCTTTCTTAGTGCATGTGTATTCTATAGGCTATATGGAGCATGACACAGGGTTTAACCGCTATTTTTCCTACCTCAGCGGCTTTGTGTTTTCCATGCTGGTGTTGGTGTTGAGCGATAATTTTTTAGGGCTTTTCATTGGCTGGGAAGGGGTGGGGCTATGCTCTTACTTGCTCATTGGCTTTTGGTATCATAAGACAAGCGCGAATAACGCTTCTATTGAAGCCTTTGTGATGAATCGAATCACGGATTTAGGCATGCTCATGGGGATTATTTTGATCTTTTGGAATTTTGGCACTCTCCAGTATAAAGAAGTCTTTAGCATGATCAATAACACCGATTATTCCATGCTCTTTTACATTAGCGTGTTTCTTTTCATTGGCGCTATGGGGAAGAGCGCGCAATTCCCTATGCACACATGGTTAGCCAACGCTATGGAGGGGCCTACCCCAGTATCGGCTCTCATCCATGCAGCGACGATGGTAACCGCTGGGGTGTATCTGGTCATCAGAGCCAATCCTTTGTATAGCACGGTGTTTGAAGTGGGTTATTTTATCGCATGTTTAGGGGCGTTTGTGGCTCTTTTTGGAGCGAGCATGGCTTTAGTCAATAAGGATTTAAAGCGCATTGTGGCTTATTCCACGCTTTCTCAATTAGGCTATATGTTTGTAGCGGCCGGTCTTGGGGCTTATGCGATCGCGCTTTTCCACCTCTTTACGCATGCGTTTTTCAAATCCCTCCTTTTCTTAGGCTCAGGGAATGTCATGCATGCGATGGAAGACAATCTAAATATTACTAAAATGGGCGCTTTATACAAGCCTATGAAAATCACAGCTGTCTTTATGATTATCGGTTCAGTGGCTTTGTGCGGGATTTACCCTTTCGCAGGATACTTTTCTAAAGACAAAATTTTAGAAGTGGCTTTTGGGATGCACCACCATATTTTATGGTTCGTGCTTCTAATCGGAGCGATCTTTACCGCTTTTTATAGCTTCAGGCTCATCATGCTTGTGTTTTTTGCGCCCAAACAACACACCATCAACCACCCCCATGAGGCTCAAAATTTCATGCTTTTAAGCATGCTGCCGTTAGGAATTTTAGCGGTCATTGCCGGATTTTTTGAAGAGCCGTTTTTTCATTTCATCTCTCAAGTGATCCCTAGCGTTGAAGAGTATCCCGTTCCGCTCGCTCTTTTAATCAGCATCACCACCATAGTGGTGTTATTGAGTATCGCCTATGCCATATTTAAATATAAAAATGGTATCACTTCCAAAAAAGAGGGGGGCTTTTTATACAAGCTCTTGCTCAACCAATACTATATCCCGCAACTCTATCAAGGGATTGCAAAAGTTTTTGGTGCCATCGCTTCATTCTTACACCGAGTCGTGGAATTAAGGATCATTGATGCGATAGTGGATACTATAGGAAGAAGCGTTTTTGTCATAGGGCGTGTGTTTAGGATCAGTCAAGACGGGAACTTAACTTCCATGTTGTGCTTCATGGTGGCCGGAGTTTTAATCTTATTAGCGTTTGTAGCTTTTTTTGGGAGATAA
- the nuoN gene encoding NADH-quinone oxidoreductase subunit NuoN, which produces MLIDSLHISFDSFNFESILPMLVLVCGGIFTLLINAFTSRFSRNLNVFLCMLFLVLDFLVVLGLEEQENAFFGFLSLDTLSLVSQSIVLISAFLLIFLALSKERFNEFQTAEFYSLYLFIVAGFQFMVSSNHLLLILIGLETASLPLCVLMALSDKRYGLEAGIKYFTMGAMASAFFAMGAMAFYLLTGSLNLEVITLYLHTEGVTNPMLFAMGAIFLIGAVGFKVSLVPFHTWMPDVYEGNNPVFASYISIVPKIAGFVVATRLFGAFIDTRIAWVEDIFYALILMTITIPNFIALWQEDVKRMLAYSSISHSGFALACVFIHTQDSQQAMFVYWFMFAFTYIGAFGLLWLLKSREKTWDERYDHPYSKFNGLIKTHPLVAILGAIFVFGLAGIPPFSVFWGKFLAVESALESNHILLAVVMLVNSAVAAFYYFRWLVAMFFNQPLQSYAQNDIYTQNATMPIYAVIIAMAFACLFSVFMMRGLLEFVA; this is translated from the coding sequence ATGTTAATAGATAGTCTCCACATCTCTTTTGACAGCTTTAATTTTGAGAGCATTTTACCCATGTTGGTGTTGGTGTGTGGGGGGATTTTCACGCTCTTAATCAACGCTTTCACTTCTAGGTTTTCACGCAATTTGAATGTGTTTTTATGCATGCTCTTTTTGGTTTTGGATTTTTTGGTGGTTTTAGGATTAGAAGAGCAAGAAAACGCCTTTTTTGGGTTTTTGAGCTTGGATACTCTCTCACTCGTTTCTCAAAGCATTGTCTTGATTTCAGCCTTCTTGCTCATTTTCTTAGCCCTTTCAAAAGAGCGCTTCAACGAATTCCAGACCGCTGAATTTTATTCCCTATACTTGTTCATTGTCGCTGGCTTCCAATTCATGGTTTCAAGCAACCATTTATTGCTAATCCTTATCGGGTTAGAAACCGCATCCTTACCCCTTTGTGTGTTAATGGCGTTGAGCGATAAACGCTACGGCTTAGAAGCAGGGATCAAATATTTCACTATGGGGGCGATGGCGAGCGCGTTTTTTGCTATGGGGGCTATGGCTTTTTACTTGCTTACAGGGAGCTTGAATCTTGAAGTCATCACCCTATACTTACACACTGAAGGCGTTACAAACCCCATGCTCTTTGCGATGGGCGCTATCTTTTTGATTGGAGCGGTTGGTTTTAAGGTTTCTCTAGTGCCTTTCCATACCTGGATGCCTGATGTGTATGAGGGCAATAACCCGGTCTTTGCGAGCTATATTTCCATTGTGCCTAAAATCGCTGGCTTTGTGGTAGCGACTCGCCTTTTTGGGGCGTTTATAGACACTCGCATCGCTTGGGTAGAAGACATTTTTTACGCTCTCATTCTTATGACTATCACCATCCCTAATTTCATCGCTTTATGGCAAGAAGATGTCAAAAGAATGCTCGCTTATAGCTCCATTTCGCATTCTGGGTTCGCTTTAGCATGCGTGTTTATCCACACTCAAGACAGCCAACAAGCGATGTTTGTTTATTGGTTCATGTTCGCATTCACTTACATTGGGGCTTTTGGCCTTTTATGGCTCTTAAAAAGCCGGGAAAAAACATGGGATGAACGCTACGATCACCCCTATTCTAAATTCAACGGCCTTATCAAAACCCACCCCTTAGTGGCGATCTTGGGTGCTATTTTTGTTTTTGGGCTTGCAGGGATCCCGCCTTTTAGCGTGTTTTGGGGGAAATTTTTAGCCGTTGAAAGCGCTTTAGAGAGTAATCACATTCTTTTAGCGGTGGTGATGTTAGTTAATAGTGCGGTGGCTGCGTTTTATTATTTCCGTTGGCTCGTGGCGATGTTTTTCAATCAACCCTTACAAAGCTACGCTCAAAACGATATTTACACCCAAAACGCTACCATGCCCATTTATGCGGTCATTATTGCCATGGCGTTTGCGTGCTTGTTCTCTGTTTTTATGATGCGAGGACTTTTAGAGTTTGTGGCTTAA
- the trpA gene encoding tryptophan synthase subunit alpha gives MRYENMFETLKKQDKMAFIPFVTLGDPHYALSFEIIKTLIDSGVSALELGFAFSDPIADGITIQASHLRALKHASMAKNFQLLKKIRGYNHDIPIGLLAYANLIFSYGVDGFYAQAKECGVDSVLIADMPLIEKELVIKSAQKHQIKQIFIASPNASDKDLEQAAMHSQGYIYTLARSGVTGASRILENDASAIIKTLKAFSPTPALLGFGISKKEHIKNAKGMGADGVICGSALVKIIEENLNNENAMLEKIKVFIGKMIF, from the coding sequence ATGAGGTATGAAAACATGTTTGAAACCTTAAAAAAACAAGACAAAATGGCGTTTATCCCGTTTGTAACCTTGGGCGATCCGCATTATGCATTGAGTTTTGAAATCATTAAAACCCTAATTGATAGCGGTGTGAGCGCTTTAGAATTGGGGTTTGCTTTCTCAGATCCCATAGCGGATGGCATTACCATACAAGCGAGCCATTTAAGGGCGTTAAAACACGCTAGCATGGCTAAAAATTTCCAGCTTTTAAAAAAGATTAGAGGTTACAACCATGATATCCCCATAGGGCTTTTAGCGTATGCGAATTTAATTTTTTCTTATGGCGTTGATGGTTTTTACGCTCAAGCTAAAGAATGCGGCGTTGATAGCGTTTTAATAGCGGATATGCCCCTAATAGAAAAAGAATTAGTCATCAAATCCGCTCAAAAACACCAAATTAAACAAATCTTTATCGCCAGCCCTAATGCGAGTGATAAAGATTTAGAACAAGCCGCTATGCATTCGCAAGGCTATATCTACACTTTAGCCAGGAGTGGGGTTACAGGGGCGAGCCGTATTTTAGAAAATGACGCGAGCGCTATTATTAAAACCTTAAAAGCCTTTAGCCCTACCCCAGCCTTACTGGGCTTTGGCATTTCTAAAAAAGAACACATCAAAAATGCTAAAGGCATGGGCGCTGATGGCGTGATTTGCGGCTCAGCGTTAGTCAAAATCATAGAAGAAAATTTAAACAATGAAAACGCCATGCTAGAAAAAATTAAAGTCTTTATAGGAAAAATGATTTTTTAA
- a CDS encoding phosphomannomutase/phosphoglucomutase, with product MDISIFREYDIRGIYPTTLDEKSAFSIGVELGKIMREYDKSVFVGHDARAHGRFLFEALSAGLQSRGLKVYDLGLIPTPVAYFAAFNEIDGIQCPNSIMITGSHNPKEYNGFKITLNQNPFYGKDIQALKDTLLNAKHAIKPLKETPEKINALEAYHHYLIKDFKHLKNLQYKIALDFGNGVGALGLEPILEALNIDFSSLYSDPNGDFPNHHPDPSEAKNLKDLEKHMQENAILVGFAFDGDADRIAMLSSHHIYAGDELAVLFAKRLHAQGTTPFVIGEVKCSQVMYNTINTFGKTLMYKTGHSNLKIKLKETNAHFAAEMSGHIFFKERYFGYDDALYACLRALELLLEQTPSDLESTIKNLPYSYTTPEEKIAVSEEEKFEIMHNLQKTLKNPPSHFPKIKEIISIDGVRVVFEHGFGLIRASNTTPYLVSRFEGKDETTALEYKRALLGLLEKI from the coding sequence ATGGACATTAGCATTTTTAGAGAATATGATATTAGAGGCATTTACCCCACTACTTTAGATGAAAAGAGCGCCTTTAGTATCGGCGTGGAATTAGGGAAGATCATGCGAGAATACGATAAAAGCGTGTTTGTAGGGCATGACGCAAGGGCGCATGGGCGCTTTTTGTTTGAAGCTTTGAGTGCTGGGTTACAATCAAGAGGCTTGAAAGTGTATGATTTAGGGCTAATCCCCACACCGGTAGCGTATTTTGCGGCCTTTAATGAAATAGATGGCATCCAATGCCCCAATTCTATCATGATCACTGGCTCTCACAACCCCAAAGAATACAACGGCTTTAAAATCACGCTCAATCAAAACCCGTTTTATGGCAAGGACATTCAAGCTTTAAAAGACACGCTTTTAAACGCAAAGCATGCAATAAAACCCCTAAAAGAAACACCAGAGAAAATCAATGCCCTAGAAGCGTATCACCACTATTTGATCAAGGATTTTAAGCATTTAAAAAATCTTCAATACAAAATCGCCCTAGATTTTGGTAATGGCGTGGGAGCGTTAGGCTTAGAGCCTATTTTAGAGGCTTTAAACATTGATTTTAGCAGCCTTTATAGCGATCCTAATGGGGATTTCCCTAACCACCACCCAGACCCCAGCGAAGCGAAAAACTTAAAAGATTTAGAAAAACACATGCAAGAAAACGCTATTTTGGTAGGCTTTGCTTTTGATGGCGATGCGGATAGGATTGCGATGTTAAGCTCTCATCATATTTATGCGGGCGATGAATTAGCGGTTTTATTCGCTAAACGCTTGCATGCTCAAGGCACCACCCCCTTTGTGATCGGCGAAGTCAAATGCTCTCAAGTGATGTATAACACGATTAATACTTTTGGTAAGACGCTTATGTATAAAACCGGGCACAGCAATTTAAAAATCAAACTCAAAGAAACCAATGCGCATTTTGCGGCTGAAATGAGCGGGCATATCTTTTTTAAAGAGCGTTATTTTGGCTATGATGACGCTCTTTATGCATGTTTAAGGGCTTTAGAATTATTGCTTGAACAAACCCCAAGCGATTTGGAAAGCACCATTAAAAACCTCCCCTATTCCTACACCACGCCTGAAGAAAAAATCGCCGTGAGCGAAGAAGAAAAATTTGAAATCATGCATAACTTACAAAAAACACTTAAAAACCCGCCAAGCCATTTCCCTAAAATCAAAGAAATAATCAGCATTGATGGCGTGAGAGTGGTTTTTGAACATGGTTTTGGGCTTATTCGTGCAAGCAACACCACCCCCTATTTAGTCAGCCGTTTTGAAGGCAAGGATGAAACAACGGCGTTAGAATATAAAAGGGCGTTGCTTGGGCTATTAGAAAAAATTTAA
- the trpB gene encoding tryptophan synthase subunit beta codes for MNKRAYFGEFGGSFVSELLVPALRELEQAFDACLKDEKFQKEYFHLLKDFVGRPSPLTLCQNIVSNPKVKLYLKREDLIHGGAHKTNQALGQALLAKKMGKKRIIAETGAGQHGVATAIACALLNLKCVIFMGGKDIKRQEMNVFRMRLLGAEIREVHSGSATLKDAVNEALRDWASSYKDTHYLLGTAAGPHPYPTMVKTFQKMIGDEVKSQILEKENRLPDYVIACVGGGSNAIGIFSAFLNDQEVKLIGVEPAGLGLETNKHGATLNKGRVGILHGNKTYLLQDDEGQITESHSISAGLDYPGVGPEHSYLKESGRAIYESASDLEALEAFRLLCQKEGIIPALESSHALAYALKLAQKCAQESIIVVSLSGRGDKDLNTVYNALKGDLK; via the coding sequence ATGAATAAAAGAGCGTATTTTGGGGAGTTTGGAGGGAGTTTTGTTTCAGAGTTGTTAGTGCCTGCATTAAGAGAATTAGAACAGGCGTTTGATGCGTGTTTGAAAGATGAAAAATTCCAAAAAGAATATTTCCATCTTTTAAAAGATTTTGTAGGCCGTCCTAGCCCTTTAACCTTGTGTCAAAATATCGTTTCTAACCCTAAAGTGAAGCTTTATCTAAAACGAGAAGATTTAATCCATGGTGGGGCACATAAGACTAATCAGGCTTTAGGGCAAGCCCTTTTAGCGAAAAAAATGGGTAAAAAAAGGATTATTGCTGAAACAGGTGCTGGGCAACATGGCGTTGCAACGGCTATCGCTTGTGCATTATTGAATTTAAAATGCGTGATTTTTATGGGAGGAAAAGACATCAAGCGCCAAGAAATGAATGTTTTTAGAATGCGCTTATTAGGTGCTGAAATCAGAGAGGTTCATTCAGGGAGCGCGACGCTTAAAGACGCTGTGAATGAAGCCTTAAGAGATTGGGCGAGCAGTTACAAGGACACGCATTATTTGCTAGGCACAGCCGCTGGACCACACCCTTACCCTACGATGGTTAAAACCTTTCAAAAAATGATAGGCGATGAGGTTAAAAGCCAAATTTTAGAAAAAGAAAACCGCTTGCCTGATTATGTTATCGCATGCGTTGGAGGGGGGTCTAACGCTATAGGGATATTTAGCGCATTTTTAAACGATCAAGAGGTTAAACTCATAGGCGTAGAGCCAGCGGGTTTAGGGCTAGAAACCAATAAACATGGGGCGACTTTGAATAAGGGGCGTGTGGGGATCTTGCATGGGAATAAAACCTATCTTTTACAAGATGATGAAGGCCAGATTACAGAAAGCCATAGCATTAGTGCCGGGCTTGATTATCCAGGAGTGGGGCCAGAACACAGCTATTTAAAAGAGAGCGGACGCGCGATTTATGAAAGCGCAAGCGATCTTGAAGCGCTAGAAGCCTTTAGATTGTTGTGCCAAAAAGAAGGCATTATCCCAGCACTAGAAAGCTCACACGCCTTAGCGTATGCTTTAAAACTCGCTCAAAAATGCGCACAAGAAAGTATCATAGTAGTGAGTTTAAGCGGTCGTGGGGATAAGGATTTAAACACCGTTTATAACGCTTTAAAAGGGGATTTAAAATGA
- a CDS encoding tetratricopeptide repeat protein yields MWLKSKIFLLMGVSLLSYSLNALSLTLTQGKEGGEDFSVLTLRHNKAFSCFYTNEKPPRGIEASLSITRAKRPIECVIDSIPKEGFTPLENAFFHITYSMRQQQFILHIKPKVMRRLTLFSFDRDYKRAIPLFVENDPKAKMWQIIGYDQNIPFLSEKDNAQKGLNFPIVIKDAQTPIIQELDVNNKPLLTTKGYDLNAYLEAKKQIHSQAYFDALRTISRAFKNYPQTIFKKDLYLLEIIALGQLGIKKSLLIDIGTKWIKNYPTDPNIPEALYYVAKALDENNNYKQAMRYYKRILLEYKNSRYAPLAQMRLAIEAAEGSDLSNASMLFKEAFSNAKDKESASEIALNWAEAEINYQNFNNAKYLIDKVVQSNPDYISMHSESALDLLKLLKKNQMNESAIEIAHLLLNQDDDLKAKEQALYDLGALYARIKDFKNAHLYNLQYLQDHAELDKASVVRARDEKALFSMEGNTQEKIAHYDKIIQNFPNTDEALKALELKAQLLFENKRYAEVLSMQKNLPKDSPLIQKTLNILAKTPLEDDRCEEALKYLSQITAFAFNPKEEIQAFDCLYFASLKEKAQMIALNAFKAAKTPSEKLVWLYRLGRNYYRLGDFKNSTLASKDALILAQSLNKKEFYDIAFVLFSDYMQNNEKELALNLHAFLEKHFKDDKRMALVYFKLLENEKDPKSVKIYATSLLKLQDAYKDYSYTPFSEFALIDAYRTTKDYLKALETLDKLLNRRLSLEDHQKALYLQSSLLDLTNQKAKSKASLEKCVQLKQKDQTNAWQNLCEQGLNLFKNKES; encoded by the coding sequence TTGTGGCTTAAGTCAAAAATCTTTCTTTTAATGGGTGTGAGCTTGCTCTCTTATTCTCTCAACGCCTTAAGCCTCACGCTCACGCAAGGCAAGGAAGGGGGGGAAGATTTTTCTGTTTTAACCTTACGACACAACAAGGCGTTTTCTTGTTTTTACACTAATGAAAAACCGCCAAGAGGGATTGAAGCGTCTTTGTCCATCACGCGCGCTAAACGCCCCATAGAATGCGTGATAGACTCCATCCCTAAGGAGGGCTTTACCCCTTTAGAAAACGCTTTTTTCCATATCACCTATTCTATGCGCCAACAACAATTCATTTTACACATCAAACCCAAAGTGATGCGAAGACTCACCCTTTTTTCTTTTGATAGGGATTATAAAAGGGCGATCCCCCTTTTTGTGGAAAACGATCCTAAAGCCAAAATGTGGCAAATCATAGGCTATGATCAAAATATCCCTTTTTTGAGTGAAAAAGACAACGCTCAAAAAGGCTTGAATTTCCCCATTGTCATTAAAGACGCTCAAACACCCATCATTCAAGAGCTAGATGTGAATAACAAACCCCTACTCACCACAAAGGGCTATGATTTAAACGCTTATTTAGAGGCTAAAAAACAAATCCATTCGCAAGCCTATTTTGACGCTTTACGAACGATTAGCCGTGCGTTTAAAAACTACCCTCAAACGATTTTTAAAAAAGATTTGTATTTATTGGAAATTATCGCATTAGGCCAATTAGGCATTAAAAAATCCTTACTCATAGACATTGGCACCAAGTGGATTAAAAATTACCCGACTGACCCCAATATCCCTGAAGCGCTATACTATGTCGCTAAAGCTTTAGATGAAAACAACAATTACAAACAGGCCATGCGCTATTACAAACGCATTCTTTTAGAATACAAAAACTCCCGCTACGCTCCTTTAGCCCAAATGCGTTTAGCCATTGAAGCGGCTGAAGGCTCTGATTTGAGCAACGCTAGCATGCTTTTTAAAGAAGCTTTTTCTAACGCTAAAGACAAAGAGAGCGCGAGTGAAATCGCCCTTAATTGGGCTGAAGCAGAGATAAACTATCAAAACTTTAATAACGCTAAATACCTCATTGATAAGGTGGTTCAATCCAACCCTGATTATATTTCTATGCATAGCGAATCAGCCCTAGACTTGCTCAAGTTATTGAAAAAAAACCAGATGAATGAAAGCGCAATTGAGATCGCTCACTTGCTCCTTAATCAAGACGATGATTTGAAAGCTAAAGAGCAAGCGCTTTATGATTTAGGGGCGTTGTATGCAAGGATCAAGGACTTTAAAAACGCCCACCTTTACAATCTGCAATATTTGCAAGACCATGCGGAATTGGATAAAGCCTCTGTCGTTAGAGCGCGCGATGAAAAAGCCCTTTTTTCAATGGAGGGGAACACGCAAGAAAAAATCGCTCACTATGACAAAATCATTCAAAATTTCCCTAACACTGATGAAGCCCTAAAGGCTTTAGAATTGAAAGCCCAACTATTGTTTGAAAATAAGCGTTATGCTGAAGTGTTAAGCATGCAAAAAAATTTGCCTAAAGATTCTCCTTTGATCCAAAAAACGCTCAATATCCTTGCTAAAACCCCATTAGAGGACGATCGTTGTGAAGAAGCCTTAAAATACTTATCCCAAATCACAGCCTTTGCGTTTAACCCCAAAGAAGAAATCCAGGCCTTTGATTGCTTGTATTTCGCATCGCTCAAAGAAAAAGCGCAAATGATTGCCCTAAACGCTTTCAAAGCGGCTAAAACCCCTAGCGAGAAATTGGTATGGCTTTATCGTTTGGGGCGCAATTACTACCGCTTAGGGGATTTTAAAAATTCCACTTTAGCCTCTAAAGACGCTTTGATTCTCGCTCAAAGCTTAAACAAAAAAGAATTTTATGATATTGCTTTTGTTTTATTTTCAGATTACATGCAAAACAATGAAAAAGAATTGGCTCTCAATTTGCATGCGTTTTTAGAAAAGCATTTCAAAGACGATAAACGCATGGCGTTGGTTTATTTTAAATTACTAGAAAATGAAAAAGATCCTAAAAGTGTCAAAATTTATGCTACAAGCTTACTCAAACTCCAAGACGCTTATAAGGACTATTCTTACACGCCCTTTAGCGAATTCGCTCTTATTGACGCTTACAGAACCACCAAAGACTATTTAAAAGCGTTAGAAACGCTAGACAAACTTTTAAACCGCAGACTTTCTTTAGAAGATCACCAAAAAGCCTTATACTTGCAATCCAGCTTACTGGATCTAACCAATCAAAAAGCAAAATCTAAAGCCAGTTTAGAAAAATGCGTTCAGTTAAAACAAAAAGATCAAACAAACGCATGGCAAAATTTATGCGAACAGGGTTTAAATTTATTCAAAAACAAGGAGTCATGA
- a CDS encoding NADH-quinone oxidoreductase subunit M, translated as MQFLHAHLLSVVIFFPMLSALLAFFMSDQASRAYAIVIALIELLLVLLLWHGFDIQRVGMQFEEMKELVYQIGVNYHVGVDGIVLFLLLLNAIVVLLSVIYVKERRKDFAICLLLLEGILMGVFSSLNMIFFYAFWEISLLPVLYLIGRFGRNHKIYSGMKFFLYTFLASLCMLLGILYIGHDYANNYGMMSFDILDWYQLNFSSEVKTWLFVAFLIGIAVKIPLFPLHTWLPYAYSNAPTLGSVMLSALLSKMGTYALLRFLLPLFPELSEIYLTPIAIVALCMIIYGGFLAYAQKDLKTLIAYSSFSHMGVVVLGVFSFNVEGISGAVFMMFAHGVIVMGLFLLAGILEERASSLEIARFGSVAQSAPIFAAFFMIVLMANVGMPLSIGFVGEFLSLLGFFATYPLLAIIAGTSIILSAIYMLTSYKDVFFGNLKAGSNQISVFEDLNAREIGVLSVILALILILGIYPKILLKPIEQGSKQLLEVIEIRSLPFLGSLDTKIKEVSYVNR; from the coding sequence ATGCAGTTTTTACATGCGCATCTTTTAAGCGTGGTGATCTTTTTCCCCATGCTGAGCGCGCTATTAGCGTTCTTTATGAGCGATCAAGCGAGTAGGGCGTATGCGATTGTCATCGCTTTGATTGAATTGTTGTTGGTCTTGTTGTTGTGGCATGGGTTTGATATTCAAAGAGTAGGCATGCAGTTTGAAGAAATGAAGGAATTAGTCTATCAAATTGGCGTGAATTACCATGTGGGCGTTGATGGCATCGTGCTTTTTTTATTGCTTTTAAACGCTATCGTGGTGTTATTGTCCGTGATTTATGTCAAAGAGCGTCGTAAAGACTTTGCGATCTGTCTTTTGTTGTTAGAGGGGATTTTGATGGGCGTGTTTTCTTCTCTTAATATGATCTTTTTCTACGCTTTTTGGGAAATCTCGCTCTTGCCGGTTTTATACCTCATCGGTCGTTTTGGCCGTAACCATAAAATCTATTCCGGCATGAAGTTTTTCCTCTACACCTTTTTAGCGTCATTATGCATGCTTTTAGGCATTTTATACATCGGGCATGACTATGCGAACAATTACGGCATGATGAGTTTTGATATTTTAGACTGGTATCAATTGAACTTTTCTAGCGAGGTTAAAACCTGGCTCTTTGTGGCTTTCTTAATAGGGATTGCGGTTAAAATCCCGCTCTTTCCCTTACACACATGGCTGCCTTATGCGTATTCTAACGCTCCTACTTTAGGCTCTGTCATGCTTTCAGCCTTGCTTTCTAAAATGGGGACTTACGCCTTATTACGCTTCTTGCTCCCGCTTTTTCCTGAGCTTTCAGAAATTTATTTAACCCCCATAGCCATTGTAGCGCTATGTATGATCATTTATGGAGGTTTTCTAGCCTACGCTCAAAAAGATTTAAAAACCCTCATCGCTTATAGCTCGTTCTCGCACATGGGAGTCGTGGTGCTTGGGGTTTTTTCTTTCAATGTTGAGGGGATTTCAGGGGCGGTGTTTATGATGTTTGCGCATGGCGTTATCGTCATGGGATTGTTTTTACTCGCTGGCATCTTGGAAGAGCGCGCCAGCAGTTTAGAAATCGCTCGCTTTGGATCAGTCGCTCAAAGCGCTCCCATTTTTGCAGCCTTTTTTATGATCGTTTTAATGGCGAATGTAGGCATGCCTTTAAGCATTGGCTTTGTGGGAGAGTTTTTAAGCTTATTAGGGTTTTTTGCCACTTACCCTCTTTTGGCTATCATTGCCGGAACAAGCATCATTTTGTCAGCGATTTACATGCTCACTTCATATAAAGATGTCTTCTTTGGTAATTTAAAAGCCGGGAGCAATCAAATAAGCGTGTTTGAAGATTTAAACGCTCGTGAGATAGGGGTTTTAAGCGTGATTTTAGCTTTGATTTTAATTTTAGGGATTTATCCTAAAATACTTTTAAAACCGATTGAGCAAGGCTCTAAGCAGCTTTTAGAGGTGATAGAAATCCGCTCGCTCCCTTTTTTAGGTTCATTGGATACTAAGATAAAAGAGGTCTCTTATGTTAATAGATAG